In a genomic window of Meleagris gallopavo isolate NT-WF06-2002-E0010 breed Aviagen turkey brand Nicholas breeding stock chromosome 1, Turkey_5.1, whole genome shotgun sequence:
- the NHS gene encoding Nance-Horan syndrome protein → MLGQRPKNPIHNIPSTLDKQTNWSKALPLPTPEEKMKQDAQVISSCIIPINVTGVGFDREASIRCSLVHSQSVLQRRRKLRRRKTISGIPRRVQQEIDSDESPVARERNVIVHANPDFSTASSQRSGTRDSECQTEEILIAAPSRRRIRAQRGQSVVASLSHSAGNILVLADNGDAVFAAAVSNRIRSRSLPREGARASEGDSAATTKSSAYEAECFLDSQERHPKKGKEVLSKQGSQEHQPLGLTCPQHLHSPEHSIGERGRSRLSRMADSGSCEISSNSDTFGSPIHSISTAGVLLSSHMDQKDDHQSSSGNWSGSSSTCPSQTSETIPPAASPPLTGSSHCDSELSLNTAPNANEDSSVFITEQYGDHVDKVRGHRASSFTSTVADLLDDPNNSNTSDSEWNYLHHHHDASCRQDFSPERTKADSLGCPSFTSMGTYDSFLEKSPSDKADTSSHFSVDTEGYYTSMHFDCGLKGNKSYICNYAAAGSESGQMASMTSSLADCTWQECISHRRQGRQGISLKKPKAKPAPPKRSSSLRKSEGSMDLPEKKEPKISGGQHTSHTTREMKLPLEFSNTPSRGEASSLPPKPELPWVSQSDGGMKDAQFDTADMPSFKDEGAEQPHYADLWLLNDLKSGDPYRSLSNSSTATGTTVIECIKSPESSESQTSQSGSRATTPSLPSVDSEFKLASPEKLAGLASPSSGYSSQSETPTSSFPTAFFSGPLSPGGSKRKPKVPERKSSLQQPLSKEGTMSASKDLELPIIPPTHLDLSALHSVLNKPFAHRHQLHAFNPSKQSAVGEALSPSHPSALAITPSVLKSVHLRAINRPEEAKQKGSIPDLLCIQEPTLVAADVSPGKMRPFLAKKPVSRQYSTEESIVSYIDSSSAETGPGKPSLEKSSSFSGQSNCEQEIVPSASVALVEMKTVKDQVTPATEHLPDCALNQTSAVSTEGFQKGSALLTGDHEAENANRGAEPESHLEHAQVQPELCGSGQQLELSMAGDGPAQAEGADVSDQLKHQLDLSHHVPGNISYESETAAVNLLSEASCKQENVTSGIPTRSASGTSRADETAGGTEEPSLKESSPSDDSIMSPLSEDSQAEAEDVFVSPNKPRTTEDLFAVIHRSKRKVLGRKDSGDLSVRNRLRASSGTSSQLPTSSTLPASSTSPASSAGAPMSSQRSPGLIYRNAKKSNTSNEEFKLLLLKKGSRSDSSYRMSATEILKSPILPKSPGELTADVSQSQDECPSVTSPDASSPLSPCSPRVNAEGFSSKSFPMSASSRVGRSRAPPAASSSRYSVRCRLYNTPMQAISEGETENSDGSPHDDRSSQSST, encoded by the exons ATGTTAGGGCAGAGGCCGAAAAATCCAATACATAATATCCCTTCTACACTGGATAAACAAACCAATTGGAGTAAAGCACTACCTCTCCCAACTccagaggagaaaatgaaacaagatgCCCAAGTGATTTCTTCTTGCATTATCCCCATCAATGTCACTG GAGTTGGTTTTGACAGAGAGGCTAGTATACGCTGCTCTCTTGTTCACTCACAATCTGTACTACAGCGGAGACGAAAgttgaggaggaggaaaaccaTCTCTGGCATCCCCAGAAGAGTGCAACAAGAAATAG ATTCGGATGAGTCGCCGGTGGCAAGGGAGCGCAATGTGATTGTGCATGCCAACCCGGACTTCTCCACTGCCAGCAGCCAACGGTCAGGGACCAGGGATTCAGAGTGCCAGACAGAAGAAATCCTTATCGCCGCTCCCTCCCGGCGCCGCATCCGCGCACAGAGGGGGCAGAGTGTGGTCGCCTCCCTCTCACACTCTGCTGGCAACATTTTGGTGCTGGCAGACAACGGGGATGCCGTCTTcgctgctgctgtcagcaacCGCATCCGCTCACGGAGCCTCCCTCGTGAGGGAGCAAGAGCCAGCGAGGGCGACTCAGCTGCTACCACCAAGAGTTCAGCGTATGAAGCGGAGTGCTTCCTAGACAGCCAGGAGAGGCATCCGAAAAAAGGGAAGGAGGTCCTGAGCAAACAGGGTTCACAAGAGCATCAGCCCCTGGGTTTAACTTGTCCTCAGCACCTGCACAGCCCTGAACACAGCATCGGTGAGAGAGGGAGGTCGCGACTGTCAAGGATGGCAGATTCAGGAAGCTGTGAGATTTCATCCAACTCAGACACTTTTGGGAGCCCCATTCACTCCATCTCCACAGCAGGAGTTCTGCTTAGCAGCCACATGGATCAGAAGGATGATCACCAGTCCTCCAGTGGCAACTGGAGTGGGAGCAGCTCCACATGTCCCTCTCAGACATCCGAAACCATTCCTCCTGCCGCCTCTCCACCGCTGACTGGCTCTTCACACTGTGACTCTGAGCTGTCCCTCAACACCGCTCCCAACGCCAACGAGGACTCAAGTGTCTTCATCACAGAGCAGTATGGTGACCACGTGGACAAGGTCAGAGGCCACAGGGCGAGCTCCTTCACCTCCACTGTGGCAGATCTACTCGATGACCCCAACAACAGCAACACGAGTGACAGTGAGTGGAACTATCTGCACCACCACCACGATGCGTCCTGTCGCCAGGACTTCAGCCCTGAGCGCACCAAGGCTGACAGCCTGGGATGCCCAAGCTTCACAAGCATGGGCACATATGACAGCTTCCTAGAGAAGAGCCCCTCTGACAAGGCAGACACTAGCTCACACTTCTCCGTGGATACTGAAGGATACTATACCTCCATGCACTTTGACTGCGGTCTCAAGGGCAACAAGAGCTATATTTGCAACTATGCAGCTGCAGGCTCCGAGAGCGGCCAGATGGCAAGTATGACCTCCAGCCTGGCCGACTGCACCTGGCAGGAATGCATCAGTCACAGGAGGCAGGGACGGCAGGGCATCTCTCTGAAGAAACCAAAGGCAAAGCCAGCTCCACCAAAACGCAGCTCATCTTTAAGGAAATCTGAGGGCAGCATGGATCTTCCCGAGAAGAAAGAACCAAAGATTAGCGGTGGGCAGCACACGTCGCACACTACCAGGGAAATGAAGCTGCCACTTGAGTTTTCCAACACACCTTCCAGAGGAGAGGCCTCTAGTCTGCCACCCAAACCTGAGCTGCCCTGGGTGAGCCAGAGCGATGGCGGCATGAAGGACGCTCAGTTCGATACGGCTGACATGCCGTCCTTCAAAGATGAAGGTGCTGAACAACCTCACTATGCAGACCTCTGGCTCCTGAACGACTTGAAATCTGGTGATCCTTACAGGTCTTTGTCTAATTCGAGCACTGCTACGGGTACTACAGTCATAGAGTGCATCAAGTCACCAGAAAGCTCGGAGTCCCAGACATCCCAGTCGGGGTCGCGGGCCACCACCCCATCCCTGCCTTCCGTTGACAGCGAGTTCAAACTGGCATCCCCAGAGAAGCTGGCGGGGCTGGCCTCGCCCTCCAGTGGGTACTCCAGCCAGTCAGAGACACCGACCTCTTCCTTCCCGACCGCTTTCTTCTCTGGACCGCTGTCCCCAGGGGGCAGCAAGAGGAAACCAAAAGTACCTGAGAGAAAGTCCTCACTCCAACAGCCACTCTCTAAGGAGGGCACCATGTCTGCAAGCAAAGACCTCGAACTCCCAATTATACCTCCGACCCATCTCGACCTAAGTGCTCTTCACAGCGTCTTGAATAAACCGTTTGCTCACCGGCACCAGCTGCACGCCTTCAATCCCAGCAAGCAGAGCGCAGTGGGGGAAGCCCTCAGCCCCAGCCATCCCTCTGCCCTTGCCATCACGCCCTCCGTCCTCAAGTCCGTGCACCTCAGGGCCATCAACAGGCCTGAAGAAGCGAAGCAGAAGGGCAGTATCCCCGACCTGCTCTGCATCCAAGAGCCCACACTGGTTGCTGCTGATGTTTCGCCAGGGAAAATGAGGCCATTCCTAGCCAAGAAGCCAGTATCACGGCAGTACTCCACTGAGGAGTCCATCGTGTCGTATATTGACTCCTCCTCAGCAGAAACGGGCCCTGGGAAGCCATCTTTAGAAAAAAGCTCCTCTTTCAGTGGACAGAGTAATTGTGAGCAGGAAATTGTACCTTCAGCAAGTGTGGCTCTGGTTGAAATGAAAACTGTGAAGGACCAAGTAACGCCAGCCACTGAGCATTTGCCAGACTGTGCTCTAAATCAGACTTCTGCAGTTTCTACAGAAGGATTTCAGAAAGGCTCAGCTCTCCTCACAGGTGATCATGAAGCAGAGAATGCAAACAGGGGAGCAGAACCGGAGAGCCACCTCGAGCATGCGCAGGTCCAGCCTGAGCTCTGTGGCAgtgggcagcagctggagctcagCATGGCGGGTGACGGCCCCGCTCAGGCAGAGGGAGCAGATGTCAGTGATCAGCTTAAGCACCAACTCGATTTAAGCCACCACGTGCCTGGGAATATCAGCTACGAATCAGAGACGGCAGCAGTAAACTTGCTCAGTGAAGCCAGTTGCAAGCAGGAGAACGTCACATCAGGTATTCCTACCAGAAGTGCCTCTGGTACCAGCAGGGCAGACGAGACAGCAGGTGGAACAGAAGAGCCATCGCTGAAAG AGTCTTCTCCAAGCGACGACTCCATCATGTCCCCACTGAGTGAAGACTCTCAGGCTGAAGCTGAGGACGTTTTTGTGTCTCCCAACAAACCTCGTACTACTGAGGACTTGTTTGCAGTCATTCATAG ATCAAAAAGGAAAGTTCTTGGGAGAAAGGACTCTGGAGATCTGTCTGTAAGGAACAGACTGAGAGCTTCCTCTGGAACTAGCAGCCAGCTTCCCACCAGCAGCACgctgcctgccagcagcacatCGCCCGCCAGCAGCGCAGGTGCTCCCATGAGCAGTCAGAGGTCCCCTGGGCTGATATACAGGAATGCCAAAAAGTCCAACACATCTAACGAGGAGTTTAAACTACTGCTCCTTAAAAAAGGCAGTCGGTCTGATTCTAGCTACAGGATGTCCGCCACAGAAATCCTGAAAAGCCCTATTCTGCCCAAGTCTCCCGGAGAGCTGACAGCGGATGTTTCCCAAAGCCAGGACGAGTGTCCCTCAGTGACAAGCCCCGATGCATCATCCCCACTGTCCCCCTGCTCACCGAGGGTCAACGCAGAAGGTTTCTCCTCCAAGAGCTTTCCCATGTCAGCATCTTCACGAGTGGGGCGCTCACGGGCACcgccagctgccagcagcagcaggtacAGTGTGCGCTGCCGGCTGTATAACACGCCGATGCAGGCCATCTCAGAGGGGGAGACCGAGAACTCAGACGGCAGCCCGCATGATGACCGCTCTTCTCAGAGCTCAACGTAG